A genome region from Baekduia alba includes the following:
- a CDS encoding alpha-amylase family glycosyl hydrolase, translating to MAIETTEENEGAVQAPHAWWQRGVLYQIYPRSFADSDGDGTGDLRGITARLDHLAWLGIDAIWLNPTTPSPNEDWGYDVSDYCDVHPDLGTLADMDALIAAADARGIRIILDLVPNHTSDQHAWFQDALTGRDAQYRDFYVWSDPGPDGGPPNNWVSDFAGSAWTFHEPTGQYYLHNFLPSQPDLNWWNPAVRAAFDDVLRFWFERGVAGFRIDVAQAIVKDRELRDDPVAQPDDHPRVRELGLKPVYSMNRPEVHDVLRRFRAVATAQRPERILVGETYVFELEQLVPYYGDGTDELHLAFNFIFMHAPLEAPALREIVETIEAELPAGAWPVWAGSNHDGGRFARRWAGGSPDRARCALMMLLGLRGTPFLYYGDEIAMDEVPIDPQVARDPVARRTGDASRNRDPGRTPMQWTPTGGFGPGDAEPWLPAGDASRCNVADQRDDPASTLHLARDLIALRRARTDLGTGAYKTLPAPDGAWAWQRGDGTAVVLNLAGSPADVDLAGQVLIGTDRRRDGQRFDGRLAPWEGVVLALDATRPA from the coding sequence ATGGCGATCGAGACGACCGAGGAGAACGAGGGCGCCGTCCAGGCCCCGCACGCGTGGTGGCAGCGCGGCGTCCTCTACCAGATCTACCCGCGTTCCTTCGCGGACTCCGACGGCGACGGGACGGGGGACCTGCGCGGTATCACGGCGCGCCTGGACCACCTCGCCTGGCTCGGGATCGACGCGATCTGGCTCAACCCTACGACGCCGTCGCCGAACGAGGACTGGGGCTACGACGTGTCCGACTACTGCGACGTGCACCCGGACCTCGGCACGCTCGCGGACATGGACGCGCTGATCGCCGCGGCCGACGCGCGCGGCATCCGGATCATCCTCGACCTCGTCCCCAACCACACCAGCGACCAGCACGCGTGGTTCCAGGACGCGCTGACCGGTCGCGACGCGCAGTACCGCGACTTCTACGTGTGGTCGGACCCGGGCCCCGACGGCGGGCCGCCCAACAACTGGGTGTCGGACTTCGCCGGCTCGGCCTGGACCTTCCACGAGCCGACCGGGCAGTACTACCTGCACAACTTCCTGCCCAGCCAGCCGGACCTCAACTGGTGGAACCCGGCGGTGCGGGCGGCGTTCGACGACGTGCTGCGGTTCTGGTTCGAGCGCGGCGTCGCCGGGTTCCGCATCGACGTCGCGCAGGCGATCGTCAAGGACCGCGAGCTGCGCGACGACCCGGTCGCGCAGCCCGACGACCATCCCCGCGTGCGCGAGCTCGGGCTCAAGCCGGTCTACAGCATGAACCGACCCGAGGTCCACGACGTGCTGCGCCGCTTCCGCGCCGTCGCGACGGCGCAGCGCCCGGAGCGGATCCTCGTCGGCGAGACCTACGTCTTCGAGCTCGAGCAGCTCGTGCCCTACTACGGCGACGGCACCGACGAGCTGCACCTGGCCTTCAACTTCATCTTCATGCACGCGCCGCTGGAGGCGCCCGCGCTGCGCGAGATCGTCGAGACGATCGAGGCCGAGCTTCCGGCCGGCGCGTGGCCGGTCTGGGCCGGGTCCAACCACGACGGCGGCCGCTTCGCGCGCCGGTGGGCCGGCGGCAGCCCGGACCGCGCCCGCTGCGCGCTCATGATGCTGCTCGGCCTGCGCGGCACGCCGTTCCTCTACTACGGCGACGAGATCGCGATGGACGAGGTCCCGATCGACCCGCAGGTGGCCCGCGACCCGGTCGCGCGACGCACCGGCGACGCGTCGCGCAACCGCGATCCCGGACGCACGCCGATGCAGTGGACGCCCACCGGCGGCTTCGGGCCCGGCGACGCGGAGCCCTGGCTTCCGGCTGGCGACGCGTCGCGCTGCAACGTGGCCGACCAGCGCGACGACCCGGCTTCCACGCTGCACCTCGCGCGCGACCTGATCGCGCTGCGCCGCGCCCGCACCGACCTCGGCACCGGCGCCTACAAGACGCTGCCCGCGCCCGACGGCGCGTGGGCGTGGCAGCGCGGCGACGGCACGGCCGTCGTCCTGAACCTCGCGGGCTCGCCCGCCGACGTCGACCTCGCGGGCCAGGTGCTGATCGGCACCGACCGCCGGCGCGACGGACAGCGGTTCGACGGGCGGCTCGCGCCGTGGGAGGGCGTCGTCCTGGCGCTCGACGCAACCCGGCCGGCCTAG
- a CDS encoding ROK family transcriptional regulator, whose amino-acid sequence MTTHRAPHLVLPRQIAGSSSLEVLSAKTRSLVFATILSGGPMSRTQVARHTGLSPSTVTKVVTPLVAADYLQEVGQARAEKGSGRPQQLLAVNGARHVVVGLKLHPQLVTGVLTDMGAQVIARAQRRLRTNRVDRTLAAAADVVQELLAAREGEGPSPLGLGIALGGHVDSRTGRLVHSGVLGWDDADIAGPLADATGLSIVVNNDLNALAVAERWFGRGRDVESFAVVSTGVGVGCGLVLGGELFTGRTGLAGELGHLPLNPDGPVCSCGNRGCLEAICSAEGILRTVAAQGGPACASLDDAAALAREDRGTAGVAARQAFAVAGEALGRGLAVLCNLLNLERIILSGEGVATHDLFGPALDASWRAHAFSTAATDCQLVADAVDDDLWARGAACLVINEALQAVDVVDADVPSAGQLA is encoded by the coding sequence GTGACGACGCACCGCGCCCCGCACCTCGTCCTGCCGCGTCAGATCGCCGGCTCCTCGAGCCTCGAAGTCCTCTCCGCGAAGACGCGCTCGCTCGTGTTCGCCACGATCCTGAGCGGTGGCCCGATGTCCCGGACGCAGGTGGCGCGGCACACCGGCCTGTCGCCGTCGACCGTGACGAAGGTCGTGACCCCGCTGGTCGCCGCCGACTACCTCCAAGAGGTCGGCCAGGCGCGGGCCGAGAAGGGGTCGGGCCGCCCGCAGCAGCTGCTGGCCGTCAACGGCGCCCGCCACGTCGTCGTCGGGCTCAAGCTCCATCCCCAGCTCGTCACCGGCGTCCTGACCGACATGGGTGCCCAAGTGATCGCACGTGCTCAGCGGCGCCTGCGCACCAACCGCGTCGACCGCACGCTCGCCGCCGCCGCCGACGTGGTGCAGGAGCTGCTGGCGGCGCGCGAGGGCGAGGGCCCCTCGCCGCTCGGCCTCGGCATCGCGCTCGGCGGCCACGTCGACAGCCGGACCGGCCGGCTCGTGCACTCCGGCGTGCTCGGGTGGGACGACGCCGACATCGCCGGCCCGCTCGCGGATGCCACCGGGCTGTCGATCGTCGTCAACAACGACCTCAACGCGCTGGCCGTCGCCGAGCGCTGGTTCGGACGGGGCCGCGACGTCGAGTCGTTCGCGGTCGTGTCGACCGGCGTCGGCGTCGGCTGCGGCCTCGTCCTCGGCGGCGAGCTCTTCACCGGACGCACCGGGCTGGCCGGGGAGCTCGGGCACCTGCCGCTGAACCCTGACGGCCCGGTCTGCAGCTGCGGCAACCGCGGGTGCCTGGAGGCGATCTGCTCCGCCGAAGGCATCCTCCGCACGGTCGCCGCGCAGGGCGGCCCGGCCTGCGCCTCGCTGGACGACGCCGCCGCGCTGGCGCGCGAGGACCGCGGGACCGCGGGCGTCGCGGCGCGTCAGGCCTTCGCCGTCGCCGGGGAGGCGCTCGGGCGCGGCCTCGCCGTGCTCTGCAACCTGCTCAACCTCGAGCGGATCATCCTGTCCGGCGAGGGGGTTGCCACCCACGACCTGTTCGGGCCGGCGCTCGACGCGTCCTGGCGCGCGCACGCGTTCTCCACCGCCGCCACGGACTGCCAGCTCGTCGCCGACGCCGTGGACGACGACCTCTGGGCGCGCGGAGCCGCGTGCCTGGTCATCAACGAAGCCTTGCAGGCGGTCGACGTGGTCGACGCCGATGTCCCCAGCGCGGGTCAGCTCGCGTAA
- a CDS encoding ABC transporter substrate-binding protein, which translates to MGVAASVAACGSSDSGSTAAAIGGAAHINGAKVIDPNAMKNAKGTITYCTPKDTTGDQKAGVAAFNAQYAGQGLKARLLEFPAAADEARNQFVQRETAKTSQCDIMESDVVWTAEFASQKWLYDLTPYLQQRRHEFLSSTLEPVHYAGKYWAVPRATDTGLLFYRTDQVKQAPATWQQLYQDAGTTKGITYQGAAYEGLTCDFLELAFAAGGDVLSADGSKSVIDSPQNLAALKLMVDGIHSGAASKAVTTYQEEDARRAFEAGKATFMRNWPYAYALGEQAPKVKGKFAVAPLPSFAGAGKAGILGGHNMVISAYSKNPGAALKLVDWFTSAQTEKQDMIKYARASVLSATYDDAAVQKAVPFAAALRDGVAQAKSRPVSPVYPQISEAISKNVNAALSGSTSPEQALKTADKQISSALSTF; encoded by the coding sequence TTGGGCGTTGCCGCATCGGTGGCGGCCTGTGGCAGCAGCGACAGCGGGAGCACGGCGGCCGCGATCGGCGGCGCCGCGCACATCAACGGCGCGAAGGTCATCGACCCCAACGCCATGAAGAACGCCAAGGGCACGATCACCTACTGCACGCCGAAGGACACGACCGGCGACCAGAAGGCGGGTGTCGCCGCGTTCAACGCGCAGTACGCCGGCCAGGGCCTGAAGGCCCGGCTGCTCGAGTTCCCCGCCGCCGCCGACGAGGCGCGCAACCAGTTCGTCCAGCGCGAGACGGCCAAGACGTCGCAGTGCGACATCATGGAGTCCGACGTCGTCTGGACCGCGGAGTTCGCCTCGCAGAAGTGGCTGTACGACCTGACCCCGTACCTCCAGCAGCGCCGGCACGAGTTCCTGAGCTCCACGCTCGAGCCCGTCCACTACGCGGGCAAGTACTGGGCGGTCCCGCGGGCGACCGACACCGGGCTGCTCTTCTACCGGACCGATCAGGTCAAGCAGGCCCCGGCCACCTGGCAGCAGCTCTACCAGGACGCGGGCACGACCAAGGGCATCACCTACCAGGGCGCCGCCTACGAGGGGCTGACCTGCGACTTCCTCGAGCTCGCCTTCGCCGCCGGCGGCGACGTGCTCAGCGCCGACGGGTCCAAGTCCGTGATCGACTCGCCGCAGAACCTCGCGGCGCTCAAGCTCATGGTCGACGGCATCCACTCGGGCGCGGCCTCGAAGGCCGTCACGACCTACCAGGAAGAGGACGCGCGCCGCGCCTTCGAGGCCGGCAAGGCCACGTTCATGCGCAACTGGCCGTACGCGTACGCCTTGGGCGAGCAGGCCCCGAAGGTCAAGGGCAAGTTCGCGGTCGCGCCGCTGCCCAGCTTCGCCGGCGCCGGCAAGGCCGGCATCCTCGGCGGCCACAACATGGTGATCTCGGCGTACTCCAAGAACCCGGGCGCGGCCCTGAAGCTCGTCGACTGGTTCACCAGCGCGCAGACCGAGAAGCAGGACATGATCAAGTACGCCCGCGCGTCGGTGCTCTCGGCGACCTACGACGACGCCGCTGTGCAGAAGGCGGTGCCGTTCGCGGCGGCGCTGCGCGACGGGGTGGCGCAGGCCAAGTCCCGGCCGGTGTCGCCCGTCTACCCGCAGATCTCGGAGGCGATCTCCAAGAACGTCAACGCGGCGCTCTCGGGCTCGACGTCGCCCGAGCAGGCGCTCAAGACGGCCGACAAGCAGATCAGCTCGGCCCTGAGCACCTTCTAG
- a CDS encoding carbohydrate ABC transporter permease: MESATVTTVRPMSRRRSRGLSERRLATLMVSPSVALIVLVAAYPIGYAIWMSMHEYSVRVAGLSRWAGPVGLGNYKAALSDSAFWDAVKTTFVFTGASVGLELVLGMVMALTMHMAFRGQGVLRTVILVPWAVLTVVTAIMWQTMFDPQLGFVNNLLGAVGLTNDTVWLGTEPQALIVMIVADVWKTAPFMALLILAGLQVIPDDVYEAARVDGATAWQRFTRITLPLLRPAILVALIFRTLDALRLFDLPFVLTKGAHGTETLSLLSYQTFAQNRIYGLGSALAVLTFIIVMSVSFLYIRIVGGNLRGLEDAR, translated from the coding sequence ATGGAGTCCGCCACCGTCACGACGGTCCGGCCCATGTCGCGGCGGCGCTCCCGAGGTCTCTCGGAGCGCCGTCTCGCGACGCTGATGGTCTCGCCGTCGGTCGCGCTCATCGTCCTCGTCGCCGCGTACCCGATCGGCTACGCGATCTGGATGTCGATGCACGAGTACAGCGTCCGCGTCGCCGGGCTCTCCCGGTGGGCGGGGCCCGTGGGCCTGGGCAACTACAAGGCGGCGCTGTCGGACTCCGCCTTCTGGGACGCGGTGAAGACGACGTTCGTCTTCACCGGCGCCTCGGTCGGGCTCGAGCTCGTGCTCGGCATGGTCATGGCGTTGACCATGCACATGGCCTTCCGCGGGCAAGGCGTGCTGCGGACGGTCATCCTCGTCCCGTGGGCCGTGCTCACCGTCGTCACGGCGATCATGTGGCAGACGATGTTCGACCCGCAGCTCGGGTTCGTGAACAACCTGCTGGGCGCCGTCGGCCTCACCAACGACACGGTGTGGCTCGGCACCGAGCCGCAGGCGCTGATCGTGATGATCGTCGCCGACGTGTGGAAGACCGCGCCGTTCATGGCGCTGCTCATCCTCGCCGGGCTCCAGGTCATCCCCGACGACGTGTACGAGGCCGCCAGGGTCGACGGCGCCACCGCGTGGCAGCGGTTCACCCGCATCACGCTGCCGCTGCTGCGCCCCGCGATCCTCGTCGCGCTGATCTTCCGGACGCTCGACGCGCTGCGACTCTTCGACCTGCCGTTCGTGCTGACCAAGGGCGCGCACGGGACCGAGACGCTGTCGCTGCTGTCCTACCAGACGTTCGCGCAGAACCGGATCTACGGGCTCGGGTCGGCGCTGGCGGTGCTCACGTTCATCATCGTCATGAGCGTGTCGTTCCTGTACATCCGGATCGTCGGCGGGAACCTCCGCGGGCTGGAGGACGCGCGCTGA
- a CDS encoding carbohydrate ABC transporter permease: MDTRRQHTPWYAWTAVAAIVVFCLFPFFWLINVSLKRGPDLSSSSIIPPHPTLGNYRAIFDNPDFTHALGNSIIVSLVTTALALSIGSFCAYALARLRFRGKALLLGGLLSIATFPGIAIAAPLFRLWTTPPLGLPKLYDTLPGLIVPYLTFALPLTIYILTSFFKEIPVELEEAAMTDGATRFMAFRKVVLPLAVPGMATAAILTFIFAWNEFLLATTLTASDKARTVPAAIAFFTGSTEFEQPLGSISAASVVISVPLIVLVLLFQRRIVAGLTAGGVKG, translated from the coding sequence ATGGACACCCGGCGGCAGCACACCCCGTGGTACGCGTGGACGGCCGTGGCGGCGATCGTCGTCTTCTGCCTGTTCCCGTTCTTCTGGCTCATCAACGTGTCGCTCAAGCGCGGGCCGGACCTGTCGAGCTCGTCGATCATCCCGCCGCACCCGACGCTCGGGAACTACCGGGCGATCTTCGACAACCCCGACTTCACCCACGCGCTGGGCAACAGCATCATCGTGAGCCTCGTGACGACGGCGCTCGCGCTGAGCATCGGGTCGTTCTGCGCCTACGCGCTGGCGCGCCTGCGGTTCCGCGGCAAGGCCCTGCTGCTGGGCGGCCTGCTGTCGATCGCGACCTTCCCGGGGATCGCGATCGCCGCGCCGCTCTTCCGGCTCTGGACGACGCCGCCGCTCGGGCTGCCCAAGTTGTATGACACGCTCCCGGGCCTGATCGTGCCGTACCTGACGTTCGCGCTCCCCCTGACGATCTACATCCTCACGTCGTTCTTCAAGGAGATCCCGGTCGAGCTCGAGGAGGCCGCGATGACCGACGGCGCGACGCGCTTCATGGCGTTCCGCAAGGTCGTCCTGCCGCTCGCGGTGCCGGGGATGGCGACCGCGGCGATCCTGACCTTCATCTTCGCCTGGAACGAGTTCCTGCTGGCCACGACGCTGACCGCCTCCGACAAGGCCCGCACGGTGCCGGCGGCGATCGCGTTCTTCACGGGCTCCACCGAGTTCGAGCAGCCGCTCGGCTCGATCAGCGCGGCCTCGGTCGTGATCTCGGTGCCGCTGATCGTGCTCGTCCTGCTGTTCCAGCGGCGGATCGTGGCGGGCCTGACGGCGGGCGGCGTCAAGGGCTGA
- a CDS encoding zinc-dependent alcohol dehydrogenase family protein, whose amino-acid sequence MTKTVRFHEIGGPEVLRLEDLESGDPGPGEVRIRVEAIGVNRAEAIFRRGQYIEPVAQFPSRLGAEAAGVIEALGPGVAGFEEGQAVSVVPAFSQNDYGVYAERAIVPATALVPRPDGVDAVSGAAVWMPYLTAYGAMVEVGATRAGDTVVVNAASSSVGLAAIHTANRVGATPIAVTRTRAKRERLLQEGAAAVIVSDEEDVAARVLALTDGRGAEHVFDAVAGSGVVALAGAVAAGGTLVLWGAQSGEPTPYPGFDLGMPALSLRTFTVHEITRDPKRMRRATAFVTSGLRTGAFRPVVDREFPLEEIVRAHEHLESNTHFGKIVVTVAR is encoded by the coding sequence ATGACGAAGACGGTGCGGTTCCACGAGATCGGCGGCCCCGAGGTGTTGCGTCTGGAGGACCTGGAGAGCGGCGATCCGGGTCCGGGCGAGGTCCGGATCCGCGTGGAGGCGATCGGGGTCAATCGGGCCGAGGCGATCTTCCGGCGCGGCCAGTACATCGAGCCCGTCGCGCAGTTCCCCTCCCGGCTCGGCGCCGAGGCCGCCGGCGTGATCGAGGCCCTTGGCCCGGGGGTGGCCGGGTTCGAGGAGGGGCAGGCGGTCAGCGTCGTGCCGGCGTTCTCGCAGAACGACTACGGCGTCTACGCCGAGCGGGCGATCGTGCCGGCGACCGCGCTCGTGCCCCGTCCGGACGGGGTCGACGCGGTGTCCGGCGCGGCGGTCTGGATGCCCTACCTCACGGCCTACGGCGCGATGGTCGAGGTGGGCGCGACGCGCGCGGGCGACACGGTGGTCGTCAACGCCGCCTCCAGCAGCGTCGGCCTGGCCGCGATCCACACCGCCAACCGCGTGGGCGCCACGCCGATCGCCGTCACGCGCACGCGCGCCAAGCGGGAGCGGCTGCTGCAGGAGGGCGCGGCCGCGGTGATCGTCTCCGACGAGGAGGACGTCGCGGCCCGTGTGCTGGCCCTGACCGACGGCCGCGGCGCCGAGCACGTCTTCGACGCGGTCGCGGGGTCCGGCGTGGTGGCGCTCGCCGGCGCCGTGGCCGCCGGCGGCACGCTGGTGCTGTGGGGCGCGCAGAGCGGCGAGCCGACGCCCTATCCGGGCTTCGACCTGGGCATGCCCGCGCTGAGCCTGCGCACCTTCACGGTGCACGAGATCACCCGCGACCCCAAGCGGATGCGCCGCGCGACGGCCTTCGTCACCTCGGGCCTGCGCACCGGCGCCTTCCGCCCCGTCGTCGATCGCGAGTTCCCCCTGGAGGAGATCGTGCGGGCGCACGAGCACCTCGAGTCCAACACGCACTTCGGCAAGATCGTGGTCACCGTCGCGCGCTGA
- a CDS encoding ArsR/SmtB family transcription factor, which produces MGRVPPHPDVSELDLQRVLEALVDPVRRSIVTQLAAIDEDVKCGGFDMPVSKSTATHHFKVLREAGLIRQYYVGTSRMNALRRADMDAAFPGLLDALTARPAVLA; this is translated from the coding sequence ATGGGACGTGTGCCGCCGCACCCAGACGTGTCGGAGCTCGACCTGCAGCGGGTGCTGGAGGCGCTCGTCGATCCGGTGCGCCGCAGCATCGTCACCCAGCTCGCCGCGATCGACGAGGACGTCAAGTGCGGGGGCTTCGACATGCCGGTCAGCAAGTCGACCGCCACCCACCACTTCAAGGTGCTGCGCGAAGCGGGCCTGATCCGCCAGTACTACGTCGGGACCTCGCGGATGAACGCGCTGCGCCGCGCCGACATGGACGCGGCGTTCCCCGGCCTGCTCGACGCGCTGACCGCGCGCCCGGCCGTGCTGGCGTAG
- a CDS encoding LysR family transcriptional regulator translates to MSAAAPSWIGVEQRHLAAYAAVARHRSFRVAAEALGYSQPAISQLVRRLEKLVGTALVVRKSGSCQVGLTPAGTLMLRHAERLLDGFAAARADLAVLTGRDLRVGVLADLGGRVLAPMLLAARDAQVQVVELAGDAELSRAVARGELDVALGGVPPDADRLWVRRIGSDPYVLAVPAASPLAHLDGQRPPSELLERQPLIACGDPGELRRIDRELRARGVAPAWASRASSVPAALGAVRAGAGTAIVPASAIGPWDDALVPVALDGLVSPRSICRYVHRDRHLPDALAEVVAAGVGALDGAVLAQGS, encoded by the coding sequence ATGAGCGCAGCAGCCCCTTCCTGGATCGGCGTCGAACAGCGGCACCTCGCGGCCTATGCCGCCGTCGCCCGGCACCGGTCGTTCCGCGTCGCCGCCGAGGCGCTCGGCTACTCCCAGCCCGCGATCTCCCAGCTCGTGCGCCGGCTCGAGAAGCTGGTCGGCACCGCTCTGGTCGTCCGGAAGTCCGGGTCCTGCCAGGTCGGGCTGACGCCCGCCGGGACGCTGATGCTGCGCCACGCCGAGCGGCTGCTCGACGGCTTCGCCGCCGCGCGCGCGGACCTCGCGGTGCTGACGGGGCGCGACCTGCGCGTCGGGGTCCTGGCCGACCTGGGCGGGCGCGTCCTGGCGCCGATGCTGCTCGCGGCGCGCGACGCGCAGGTCCAGGTCGTCGAGCTGGCCGGCGACGCGGAGCTGTCGCGCGCCGTCGCGCGCGGCGAGCTCGACGTCGCGCTGGGCGGCGTCCCGCCGGACGCCGATCGCCTCTGGGTGCGCCGCATCGGGAGCGACCCCTACGTGCTGGCCGTGCCCGCCGCCTCTCCCCTGGCCCACCTCGACGGGCAGCGGCCGCCGTCCGAGCTGCTCGAGCGCCAGCCGCTCATCGCCTGCGGCGACCCCGGCGAGCTGCGGCGCATCGACCGCGAGCTGCGGGCCCGCGGGGTCGCGCCGGCGTGGGCGTCGCGCGCCTCCAGCGTCCCGGCCGCCCTCGGCGCGGTCCGGGCCGGTGCCGGAACCGCCATCGTGCCGGCCAGCGCCATCGGGCCATGGGACGACGCGCTCGTGCCCGTCGCCCTCGACGGCCTCGTCTCCCCCCGCTCGATCTGCCGCTACGTGCACCGCGACCGCCACCTGCCCGACGCGCTCGCGGAGGTCGTCGCGGCGGGCGTCGGCGCGCTGGACGGCGCGGTGCTGGCGCAGGGGTCCTGA
- a CDS encoding LysR family transcriptional regulator has protein sequence MSAPTPGGAPPGVTRDAWLSVEVRHLQALAAIAREGSFREAADSLGYVQSAVSQQIVQLERLVDARLIERSRGSAPVTLTPAGRLLLEHVDEILARYQEAGAELAALSAGTTGQLRVGVLPSVASRVLPQVLVRFAEQCPDIQVLPSERTTDAELLGELAAGDLDLAFCELPLADGPFACYELLEDPLLLLVPADHALAARVAPATAADLDGLPLVTYGAWRGQQAALDWLAGLGVVPEIVFSSDHNESVQTLVAAGTGAALAPYLAVDAAHPGTALVPLEGVPARIVALAWRADEELSPGASTFRVVARTVCHELAGAMTPPPGDDAI, from the coding sequence GTGAGCGCTCCGACGCCCGGCGGCGCGCCACCCGGCGTCACCCGCGACGCGTGGCTCAGCGTCGAGGTCCGCCATCTCCAGGCGCTGGCCGCGATCGCGCGCGAAGGGTCGTTCCGTGAGGCCGCCGACAGCCTCGGCTACGTCCAGTCGGCGGTCAGCCAGCAGATCGTGCAGCTGGAGCGGCTGGTCGACGCACGGCTGATCGAGCGCTCGCGCGGAAGCGCGCCGGTGACGCTGACGCCGGCCGGCCGCCTGCTGCTCGAGCACGTCGACGAGATCCTCGCGCGCTATCAGGAGGCCGGCGCCGAGCTCGCCGCGCTGTCGGCGGGCACGACCGGCCAGCTGCGCGTGGGCGTCCTGCCCAGCGTCGCGAGCCGCGTCCTCCCGCAGGTGCTGGTGCGCTTCGCCGAGCAGTGCCCGGACATCCAGGTGCTGCCGTCCGAGCGCACGACCGACGCCGAGCTGCTCGGCGAGCTGGCGGCCGGCGATCTCGATCTCGCGTTCTGCGAGCTGCCGCTCGCCGACGGGCCGTTCGCCTGCTACGAGCTGCTCGAGGACCCGTTGCTGCTCCTGGTGCCGGCCGATCACGCGCTCGCGGCCCGGGTGGCGCCGGCGACCGCCGCCGACCTCGACGGCCTGCCGCTGGTGACCTACGGCGCCTGGCGCGGGCAGCAGGCGGCCCTCGACTGGCTGGCCGGGCTGGGCGTCGTGCCCGAGATCGTCTTCTCCTCCGACCACAACGAGTCGGTCCAGACGCTCGTCGCGGCCGGCACGGGCGCGGCCCTGGCGCCGTACCTGGCGGTCGACGCGGCGCACCCGGGCACCGCGCTGGTGCCGCTGGAGGGCGTGCCCGCGCGGATCGTCGCGCTCGCCTGGCGGGCCGACGAGGAGCTCTCGCCGGGGGCCAGCACCTTCCGCGTCGTGGCGAGGACGGTCTGCCACGAGCTGGCCGGCGCGATGACGCCGCCGCCCGGCGACGACGCGATCTGA
- a CDS encoding LysR family transcriptional regulator produces the protein MAAQGASVMAPPALGGVEPRHLATLAAVAQEGSFKVAAERLGYALSAVSQQVTQLERALGAPVVVRTPGQGLELTEVGALVARHARGILAQLDAAGADLRGEAGALRVGIHDRAVMDAIPRAIALLAARAPDVALTVRDNDRSPEARADAVRRGELDAALDDLPLPDGPFASAEVLRDPIVLVVAPDSPLAEQRELDSLDELRDVALVADVGWPMLPLVEDQLRAAGVRPRITMRSRLATGLLPLVAAGLGSALVPRTAVDEHRAGVVVVGLGDLLPPRRVAVYWHRDRRRVPALRAFREALCAAVRTSAETPR, from the coding sequence TTGGCCGCGCAGGGAGCCAGCGTGATGGCGCCGCCTGCATTGGGCGGCGTCGAGCCTCGGCACCTCGCGACGCTGGCCGCGGTCGCGCAGGAGGGCTCGTTCAAGGTCGCGGCGGAGCGCCTCGGCTACGCGCTCTCGGCCGTCAGCCAGCAGGTCACCCAGCTCGAGCGCGCGCTCGGCGCGCCCGTCGTCGTGCGGACACCGGGCCAGGGGCTGGAGCTGACCGAGGTCGGCGCGCTCGTCGCGCGCCACGCGCGTGGGATCCTGGCCCAGCTCGACGCCGCCGGGGCCGACCTGCGCGGCGAGGCGGGCGCGCTGCGCGTCGGCATCCACGACCGCGCGGTCATGGACGCCATCCCGCGCGCGATCGCGCTGCTGGCCGCGCGAGCGCCGGACGTCGCGCTCACCGTCCGCGACAATGATCGATCGCCGGAGGCCCGCGCGGACGCGGTCCGGCGCGGCGAGCTCGACGCGGCGCTCGACGACCTCCCGCTCCCCGACGGGCCGTTCGCGTCGGCCGAGGTCCTGCGCGACCCCATCGTGCTGGTCGTCGCGCCCGACTCGCCGCTGGCCGAGCAGCGCGAGCTCGACAGCCTCGACGAGCTGCGTGACGTCGCCCTGGTCGCCGACGTCGGGTGGCCGATGCTCCCGCTCGTCGAGGACCAGCTGCGGGCCGCCGGCGTGCGGCCGCGCATCACGATGCGGTCGCGGCTGGCGACCGGGCTGCTGCCGCTCGTCGCCGCCGGCCTCGGCAGCGCGCTCGTGCCGCGGACCGCGGTCGACGAGCACCGCGCCGGCGTCGTCGTGGTCGGGCTCGGCGACCTGCTGCCGCCGCGCCGCGTGGCGGTCTACTGGCACCGCGACCGGCGCCGCGTCCCGGCGCTCCGCGCGTTTCGCGAGGCGCTGTGCGCGGCGGTCCGCACGTCCGCGGAGACGCCGCGGTGA